AAGCCAAGTTTATAAAGGGCGGCTTCAAAAACGGTTTCTATGGGATGGCTTATTTCCTCCCCGTTTATATCCTTACAGATATAATGAGGTGAGCGTTTTCCAAAAAGATCCTTCAGCTGTTCCTTAGATAGTTTTCTTTGAAGATTTGTCCGATTATAACCCATTTTATTACAAAAATCCTCTATTGAGAACCATGATTCACCAAATAGATCTCTAATATGATTCCCACAAAGGTAAATTATGATATCTAACATTACACTACCACCAGAATCATATAAGCGCTCAACTAGCCCAGAATTGTAACTTTCACTTAATAGGCGTGGAACCCGGCTTAATTCTTTTTCCATAATAAATTATCATTTATCCTTTTTCCGTAACTCTGACTGTACTTTTTTATCGTATGCTTCCCCTCTTGATACTAGGTATTCAAATTTAACTGTATCATCTACAATCTTAACGTGGAAAATAAAGAATGCTCTATAATCTCCTATACGAATCCGATATACTGATTTATAGGCAATTAGTTTCTTGCAATTAGTAATTTCATCAATACCATTAGCGTTCTTCACTTCCCGGATCATATCAAGGACAGAAGACAGAACTTTCCCTGATAATTTATCTACTGCCTTTAAAAATGGCTTTGAATATTCTACATTCATGATAAGCCATATTTCTGTTCAAAGGCTTTTTGTTCGGCTTCACTAACCATAACGTGCCCTTCAGGTTGATTTTTGGAAAGAAACGTATAAGTTGTAATATCTTCTAAATCATTAGCAGCGGAGATCAATAAGCCTTCCATAAAGGCTTTAGCTGATTTCCCTTCCTTAGCTGCTTGTACGGATAGCACAGTTATAACGTTTTCCGGCAGATCCAGCAGTTTCTTTCTCTTATCAATTTGGGTGTTTGAGATTGTTGTTCCCATAATCATTTATGTTTTAAATTAATAATCTATATCTTTGCATGAATTAATCGCTCAACAAAGATATATAACCTATATAACATATACAACCTATATAACATATATAAG
This DNA window, taken from Parabacteroides timonensis, encodes the following:
- a CDS encoding type II toxin-antitoxin system RelE family toxin, translating into MNVEYSKPFLKAVDKLSGKVLSSVLDMIREVKNANGIDEITNCKKLIAYKSVYRIRIGDYRAFFIFHVKIVDDTVKFEYLVSRGEAYDKKVQSELRKKDK